One part of the Raphanus sativus cultivar WK10039 chromosome 7, ASM80110v3, whole genome shotgun sequence genome encodes these proteins:
- the LOC108836564 gene encoding protein HAPLESS 2, producing the protein MEHALFMAYVFTGTFLGVFNEVGGLEILSKSKLEKCEKTNDSGNLNCTTKIVLNLAVPSGSSGGEASIVAEIVEVEDNSSTNMQTVRIPPVITVNKSAAYALYDLTYIRDVPYKPQEFHVTTRKCEPDAGPDIVEICERLRDEKGNVLVQTQPVCCPCGPQRRLPSSCGDIFERLIKGKANTAHCLRFPGDWFHVFSIGQRSLGFSVRVELKTGTRVSEVIIGPENRTATANDNFLKVNLIGDFAGYTSIPSFEDFYLVIPRETTAVEGQPGSLGGNYSMWMLLERVRFTLDGIECDKIGVGYEAFNNQPSFCAAPYWSCLRNQLWNFREADVNRISRHQFPLYGLEGRYERINQHPNSGPHSFSIGVTETLNTNLMIELRADDIEYVFQKSPGKIINIVIPTFEALSQFGVAAVTTKNTGEVEASYSLTFDCSKGVAFVEEQYFIIKPNEVTTRSFKLYPTKDQAAKYMCTAILKDSHFSEVDRAECQFSTTATVLDNGTQVTNPFQIPETRPKGFFESIRLIWTKLVNGLVDFITGDTCRNKCSSFFDFSCHVQYICLSWMVMFGLLLALFPTTCVLVWLLHQKGLFDPLYDWYEDHFDSEHHHRLVHTREHGVNHRHHHRPHHHQLRHGVKTHTQHRRTTQQRHKHRHHRGQDDDVNLQKMLERTDNNESHYYQQLHRVHKDGKHKQHRRVGKHGIVMSRDVHADRRRRERLKEEI; encoded by the exons ATGGAACACGCGTTGTTTATGGCTTATGTATTCACCGGAACTTTCCTCGGAGTGTTTAACGAAGTGGGCGGACTCGAGATACTGTCGAAATCAAAGCTCGAGAAGTGCGAGAAGACAAACGACTCAGGGAATCTCAATTGCACAACTAAGATCGTCTTGAATCTCGCTGTGCCCAGTGGCTCC AGCGGAGGAGAGGCTTCGATTGTAGCCGAGATCGTCGAGGTTGAAGATAACTCGAGTACCAACATGCAAACCGTACGGATCCCACCGGTTATCACAGTGAACAAATCAGCAGCATATGCTCTCTATGACCTAACTTACATTAGG GATGTGCCTTATAAACCTCAAGAGTTTCACGTTACGACCCGAAAGTGTGAGCCAGATGCTGGACCAGATATTGTAGAAATATGCGAGAG GTTGCGTGATGAAAAAGGCAACGTTCTAGTTCAGACTCAGCCTGTCTGTTGTCCATGTGGACCGCAACGAAGATTGCCTTCATCTTGTGGAGATATCT TTGAGAGGTTGATAAAAGGCAAAGCAAACACTGCTCATTGCCTACGCTTTCCAGGTGACTG GTTCCACGTTTTCAGCATCGGACAACGGTCTCTAGGGTTTAGCGTGCGTGTGGAGTTGAAGACAGGAACTAGAGTTTCA GAAGTGATCATTGGTCCTGAAAATAGGACAGCAACTGCAAATGATAATTTCCTAAAGGTTAATCTCATAGGAGACTTTGCTGGTTACACAAGTATTCCTTCTTTTGAAGACTTCTATCTTGTAATCCCAAGAGAGACGACGGCTGTAGAGGGACAACCAGGGAGCTTAGGTGGAAACTACTCAATGTGGATGCTGCTTGAGAGAGTGAGGTTTACATTGGATGGCATAGAGTGTGACAAGATTGGTGTTGGCTACGAAGCTTTCAACAACCAACCAAGTTTCTGCGCTGCACCATACTGGAGTTGCTTGCGTAATCAACTATGGAACTTCCGCGAG GCAGATGTGAACAGGATCAGCAGACACCAATTTCCTTTGTATGGACTAGAAGGAAGATATGAGAGGATTAATCAACATCCA AACTCAGGGCCTCACTCGTTTTCCATTGGAGTCACGGAAACACTCAACACAAATCTAATGATTGAACTAAGAGCTGATGATATTGAATACGTTTTCCAGaa GAGTCCTGGTAAGATCATAAACATTGTAATACCGACATTCGAGGCACTTTCACAATTTGGAGTTGCTGCGGTCACAACCAAGAATACTGGTGAAGTAGAAGCTTCTTATAGCTTAACG TTTGATTGCTCCAAAGGTGTGGCTTTCGTTGAG GAACAATACTTCATTATAAAACCAAATGAGGTTACAACTAGATCTTTTAAGCTATACCCTACAAAAGATCAGGCTGCAAAATATATGTGCACAG CTATACTTAAGGATTCACATTTCAGCGAAGTGGACAGAGCCGAGTGTCAGTTCAGCACGACAGCTACTGTACTCGACAATGGAACTCAG GTTACTAATCCATTTCAAATTCCAGAAACTCGTCCTAAAGGTTTCTTTGAGTCGATTAGGCTAATATGGACCAAACTCGTGAATGGTTTAGTCGATTTCATCACAGGAGACACTTGCAG AAACAAATGCTCGAGTTTCTTTGACTTCAGCTGCCATGTTCAATACATTTGCTTAAGCTGGATGGTTATGTTTGGTCTCCTCCTCGCTCTTTTTCCAACCA CTTGTGTCCTTGTCTGGCTCTTACACCAAAAGGGACTCTTTGATCCATTATACGATTGGTACGAAGATCATTTTGATTCAGAGCATCATCATAGATTAGTACACACTAGAGAACACGGTGTAAACCACCGCCATCATCATCGTCCTCACCATCACCAACTTCGCCATGGTGTCAAAACGCATACACAGCATCGTAGGACGACACAACAGAGACACAAACACCGTCATCATCGTGGGCAGGACGACGACGTTAATTTGCAGAAGATGCTTGAGCGTACTGACAACAACGAGTCTCACTATTACCAACAACTTCACCGAGTCCATAAAGATGGCAAGCATAAGCAGCATAGGCGCGTAGGCAAACACGGGATCGTCATGTCACGTGATGTGCACGCTGACAGACGTAGGAGGGAAAGGCTAAAGGAAGAAATTTAA